Within Leguminivora glycinivorella isolate SPB_JAAS2020 chromosome 26, LegGlyc_1.1, whole genome shotgun sequence, the genomic segment atcagccgctgctgaaGTCCAGAAACTTTATGAACACACTAGCTTtacgcccgcgtactaatcttatcttgtttttccatacaaacttttgaCCCCCCTtccacccccttaggaggcaaattttgagaaatcctttcttagtgctcctctacatttTATAAGGAACCTAAGTGCCAAATTTTGAAACTCTTAAGATcaacggtttcggctgtgcgttgatatgtcagtcagtttctttttttatgtatttcgaTTCAATTTGAATGACGCATTTAAAAATACTAGTAAATAAATCTGACTTCAAATGCATATTAAAGGATACGAAAACAATGGCTATgaaaatctttaaaatattatacttcTCATAGGTACGCCACAGGCCGCACCACAGGCGTGGTTCTCGACTCCGGCGACGGCGTCACTCACGCTGTACCCATCTACGAAGGCTTCGCCATGCCGCATTCCATCATGAGGGTAGACGTCGCGGGCAGAGACGCCACCAGATACTTGAGGTATACcttataaggactgtatcgttaattatagggacacaacaaacctcgtctaaatgttgacatgtgcataattttgtattattatggtccgagagtatgatctgaaggtattggtaagtactatttgatataagatggtctgatattttttttattttagggactttatggtactttcattaaggtctagcaaatacatttcggacaacccctaatctggcttaatttgagaatatctcaaagactttctgtacgatttcgacaaacaaaggttaatatgctgccaaaatatattttttaagagtcctcttcatggttgttcaattgggtacttgcagaataaatgcggtgaatttatataatttaaaaaaacgcatttttgagcaacgttccggtttgccgtaaatttttgatacaagcaggatgagagaaatagattaaaaaaattaggcataggccaatgtctaatagacattcatggtgtttgaacagtgcctaaaccagatcgatataaacagtgtatgatagttaaattcgacatcaaagtcggagttagcgtaagcaccatgccacattctctaaatggccgccatacacagatgatgaactttattttttttaaataacagtggctagactatgtctatatattctgctttgtggatcatgtgtcgttgaggttcgcactgtacaattttttttcgcaattgtgtcgtcttgtacgcactttgtgaattttctagtagcatttgtccgaaatcgtaattggtactcgggaggattaagtcaatactgtctaaaccatatgctttacgtcaagtttctaggacaaaatgtgtaccttattatgtgccttattaagcccatgtcttgttataagaaaaaaatataatagcaaataaatacggctactcaaagttgtatccatatttaacgatacagtctttatgtaTATGTGAAATATTATCGGTCCTAGGATACTACCTTGTGTACCTAGTAATGATGCCGTAACAGTTTATAAAAGGAAAATCGATGGTAAGACCATACTACggacatttttttcaaagttgtccaccccactttttttgcaaCACGGGTATTtcttacgcgattcatactcagaatcgcgagctctttcgatcctgacaggagaaaaaaattgtcccaagatttccatacatttttcaaactttccattccgtttccgccaaaatgtatgaaaaaatggtaacggaattggaataaaaccttgggacaccttttttaacccccgacgcaaaaacgacggggtgttataagtttgacgtctgtctgtctgtctgtttgtctgtctgtgtgtgtgtctgtctgtggcatcgtagctcccgaacggatttagatttagtttttttttgtctgaaagctgagttagtcgggagtgttcttagccatgtttcatgacaatcggtctactatgtcgcagtcgggggttttttcaaaattttaattttgtggttagttctcctattaggattgaaagagctcgagATTCGAGAGAAGAGAGTGGAAACCATATAAAAATTTcctaatccaaaaaaaagtggggtggacaactttgaaaaacaaATGGCTCATCGAAGGCTTTGGCcaaatcaaacaaaaaaaatatacatacatacatatgtacatacaatcacgcctgtatcccataaaggggtaggcagagcacatgaaactactagtctcagtgccactcttggcaattaaggggttgaaagaaaacgaaaattgtgacattgcagtgacaggttgccagcctctcgcctacgccacaatttcactcaaatcccacagtcgacttctacgacacccacgggaagacagggggtggtgaaattcttaacccgtcaccacacgggggtgaccactttttttttatatttcagacTTCTCCTCCGGAAAGAAGGTGTGAACCTCCGCACCTCAGCCGAGTTGGAAATAGTGAAGGCGATCAAGGAACGCGCGTGCTACCTGTCCCCCAACCCGCTTAAAGAAGAGACGCTGGACACAGAGAGGGCGCAGTACACTCTACCTGACGGGACGCAATTAGaggtaagtccgttttcacattatccgatccgatatcggatgtcggaaggatttcaatagaataaatccaagatggtgcctgtaatgtatgggatattgggccgacatccgatatcggatcggataatgtgaaaacgcactgccTGTTagatccatactaatgttatgaatgggaaagtgtgtgtgtctgtttgtttgtccgtctttcacgacaaaactttttttaagttgagatagttgaattgatggagtgacataggctactttttgtctctttctaacccccccatttccctaaaacggggggtggaagtttgtatggaacattccgcaatttttgaatttattgctagcgaagccgcgggaaaaagctagtatgtatatatgtcgcagggaaatggccaaaacagagatttgatcaaatctctaagggatatgatcaaatcacgcaggatgtcaaaatggcgaatccatttcatcatcaAATGTGTCTGCGGTATTGTGAGGTGATGgacgaaaggtgatcgtattttatatatgtttgtttCTTTTGTTAATCACCTAACAATATCTAAACTGAATtgtacagtgctttggtttcgactgtaatgctgtaaattatgtttacaataaataaaaaataaatcatttctctagaaaatttcagtcatttgactaaatccctgactctgtttagtgaaatcacaaaatcggccaatagacacaccacgttttgtcatttcactgatttgtttagggatttgataatgtccctgaaccacgacagtaagTTGACGTAACGaatgcgggaaaaagctagtatgtatatatatatatatatatatatatatatagatagtGAAGGCAAAGGAACGAGGGTGCTACCTGTCCCCCAATCcccttatggccgctgtacacacatggccaacagttccaccaacccccttggccatgtgtgtagagggctacttggccgtaagttggcagttggcgcttgcgcttgccggccaaccgattcgtgtcggttttttgtccacacatcaaaggatcttggcgccaatggccaactgcgtttacacgttggcgcttcattcagttggtcgtcagccgtcagagaggacagtagtgatatatttacgaaaataataagtttatctatgccaataatagtgtagattttaggaaataaaataaccttgcaaatgtttaatgtatttcctaaaaaagataaatgttcttatcagaatattcaaaaaattgttaatattgcaaataatttaattttactacggggttattattttttaatattttttttctgacaacgtctatgaccaagaatttcctagattttttcattacacgtccatctttcatgaagagccaatgccaagtgattggttcgccaatgtgtaaacagcggctcttatcttggccaaggggtttcacaaagggctggtggaaccgttggccatgtgtgtacaggggccattaaAGAAGAGACGCTGGACACAGAGAGGGCGCAGTATACGCTACCTGACGGGACGCAACTAGAGGTAACTGTTAGATATGATAGTATAACTAACTTTTGCccacagcttcgctcgcgttagaaagagtcaaaaagtagcctatgtcactctccatcccttcaactatctccacagaAAATATCACTTCAATTCgccgctcagttttgccgtgaacgacggacaaacaaacactttcccatttataatattagtatagataggATGTTTTTACAACGTATTATTTTTGATTTCCGTGAAATTCGGAAAGTCAGGTCTAACGACGTTTTGactaccggtctggcctagtcggtagtgacgctAAGCcgccgggttcaaatcccggtaacggcatttgaaatgaaatgaaatgaaatttatttgATAACAGATCGTTACATGTCAGTACTAAATAGTATATTACGTTATTATTGTGTATTAAactcaaaatatatttatttcatttggtATAAACAATATCTTGTTcttgtcatggatgttttctacgtatataagtgtGTATAtcatcgcctagcacccatagtacaagctttgcttagtttggggctaggttgatctgtgtaagcatagattcgagccataaatctatgtcaaaagtaacacttaacgccatctacaagtataatcgaaagctacaagacatttttttgtggcgccatctatgtgtggtgtagtgtatgcgcgatcttaggcggtcgcattttaatgtatgggatggtatgatcttcttatatttaatctatggtgtaAGGTATcgcccaatatttatattttatactgatttatgtttatgtttttggTTGACATtgtgtaaaatatatttgtgtAAATAATAGTGTTGTGTTGTTCACAGATCGGTCCAGCTCGATTCCGGGCACCAGAGGTGCTGTTCCGACCTGATCTCATCGGCGAGGAGTGTGAAGGTATAGACAAACTACAAAAAATAGAtaaactattgtcccggatctgtaagttcacatttttgacacatttgttttgaagtatgttgcgatgtggctaagacgtatcgtttgccaaatctaacgattaatttcgaattggttgaatcgattaggccctattgtacaaggaggcgcttaaactaatgtacgatttctatcaacttactgaaatgtcatttgaatcgaaatgagaGACTGCCACagacagcactagtttaaaaataaaaatgaatgataaatgtcataataagtaaatcctgcgtgataatttaatatcgtaaaatactcactaacgaagatccgcaaaaatgtaacatgtgctagattatgtttaaagtaagcgaaatattgtttttaagtacttgatttttttaaatatttatttaaaatttcattaggttgcgcgagtttacgtattgtggacgctgtcatgtgtcaaaaagaggttcttacaaatctggaacaataacctaaccacaaaattaaaattttgaaaagcccccaaccgcgatatagtggaccgattttcatgaaacatggctaagaacactcccgacttactcagctttcagacaaaaaaaaactaaatctaaatcggttcatccgttcgggagctacgatgccacagaaagaCACAGGAAATATCGCCAGCATCCTTAGTACAATGCCTCAGGTGCCTatatttacaagcttttattcaacttgccttgttagtatgatagtttgggtcaaaacgtagaagctaaatttgacccacttcccggtttccgattgagctgaaattttgcacacatatgtaaatcacgtgacaatgcaatattatggtatcatggagctgaattcatgatgaagcagaaaggtggtcataggaactctgttatgaaacgtcgtatccccgtCGAGTAAAGGGTTTTCAGAAATGTcttggagagcagtagatggcTGTTGagagaaaggtacagtcggcgataaaagtttgtgccgaaaaatttttttttttgtaaaaaaacttGTTTTGATCTACAATAGCTTAAAAGCTAGATCTTAGTTTCTTTAACTAtgtaaataaagtatttcatcaTTGTTTACAGGTCTTCACGAGGTCCTAATGTTCGCGATCCAGAAATCCGACATGGACCTCCGTAAAGTTCTCTATCAGAACATAGTGCTCTCCGGGGGCTCCACTCTGTTCCGAGGCTTCGGAGACCGCCTGCTGGCTGAAATTAGGAGACTGGCGCCTAAAGACATGAAGATTAGGGTATGGAAATTTGTTTTTATCATCATAGAGGAatagtaagggaagagttgtaactcaatacatcagtaaatgcgagttatttgtataggcatagttaagtgacatctagcgacaatcacgcgtcaaatagcctGATATTGTGAATTATCAGTatcactactcgatactaggtgtcaataactcgtctgccaaaaatttaatattagaacagtttacaactcatattacaagcagaaggaattgaaaacagaatactgattaatttaatactattgtaatacatattagctaaaaattgatgagcattagactcttcgttcgtcgcgacacctattgacaagtagcagtactgataatttacgccagttgacgcgtgattgtcgctagatgtcactataactatgcctatacaaataactcgcgtttactgatgtatagagttacaattcttcccttacttattcctctatggtgccacggaaacaaataaatatgtgcagaactattttgaacagcggaccgagggccgccatcttgccgagCAAAGAACCCCGCACAAAATGTTAGAAAAAAGCCGTTCGGTCGATTTGGCTGAAAATTGGTAAAAATATAGCCTCTAATACTCTGATTAACTGTGTGAAATAGCACATTTAATTAATGACTAGTTTTTGTGTTAAGCATAGAGGAAATAAGTaacggaagagttgtaactccatacatcagtaaatgcgagttatttgtagtgacatctatcgtcattcactcgtcaatcacgcgccaactagcgtaaattatcagtactgctacttgtcaatagacgtcacgacgaacaaaaagtctattgctcaacaatttttagctaatattacaatagtattaatcagtactttgctttcaattacttcagcttataatataaggtgtaaactgttttaatattacatttttggcaaacgcaacactgtcggcacctagtgtcgagtagcagtactgataatttacgctagttggcgcgtgattgacgagtgaatgacgatagatgtcactacaaataactcgcatttactgatgtatggagttacaactcttcccttacttattcctctatggtgttAAGTGATTTTTAGTAACCTACATGTATGTAGCTCTGATTAGTTAACTAACACAGCGTAAATAGTTTAATGGCTActtttgtattaaatatttcttAATTACAATATAGGCACtcattagtaacttattagcaAGGAATACAGTAGCAACCTGTACCTCTTTCCTATTTCCTCGGTTTCCTCGTGCGCACATGAGCCCGGACGTTTTCCTCGTGAGGCGTGCGGCCAGTGTGGACCCAGCTATTGTCAAATTTACAAATAAACGAATAATTTTTTCCCAGAGCCtaaatgttttgtttcttttcacgTTTTAAACATGTCTACAgtgtatttatattaatattttgtttgCAGATCTCAGCGCCACAAGAGCGCCTGTACTCCACATGGATCGGGGGTTCGATTCTGGCCTCGCTCGACACTTTCCGCAAGATGTGGGTCTCTAAACGAGAATACGACGAAGAGGGCCACCGCGCCGTGCATAGGAAAACTTTCTAATCACACTACTCGACGACAGGTGGCGCTAGTAGTCTTGAATATCTTTGTATGCTATTGGATGATAGGTGTCGCTAGTAGTACTGACACTTGACAAATTATGCCAATCGTTTACTATCTGTATCGAATGATTCTCAACTGTCTCTGTctaattaacccccgacgcaaaaacgacagggtgttattgtctgtctgtctgtggcatcgtagctcccgaacggataaaccgatttagatttcattttttcctgtttgaaagctgaattaagtcgggcgtgttcttagccatgtttcataaaaatcggtctactatgtcgcggtcggggtctttttcaacattttaattttgtggttaggttattttgatTATAAGACTATTACTCACCTGATAGATATTCCACTAATTCTCACGAAGCTTTTCTACaacgcactgccaaggagtggaattccttgtcGGTGGCTAAATTTCCCAGCTCATGCTacccagcaaccttcaaatcaagggtgaacaggtaCCTTCTGGGCAAGCGGGCTCCATTGTAGGTCACATCTTCGCCTCGTCTAATCTGTAGCCTTGAATAaactcataataaataataaaaaaactaacattGCCATATAAACACGTCAAGTTTTGgtactactagcgccatctactgGTGAGTGGCTGAAAACGGCAACTATATAATGTTGGCTGATGTTATAATTTTaactattttaataaaagaCATTCAGTGCAATCGTATTAAACTAGAGCAGGCATGTTTGTCTTACCAATATTAAAGATATGAGATTGTTTAACTTATATGTCCAAATGCTTATTATGCACAGGCTAATATGACAGTAAATTCACCGTAGAGGGTATTATTGCAATGTTCTGCCGACAGAGGGTAGCACTAACACAAATTGGAAACTATTAATGCCTTAACAGTTTTGCAAGTTTTTATAGACTATTTATTCCtaacaaatataaatatattaaggTGATTTGCTTACTATTTGCGTTAGTGGCGCCTCCTGCGCAGAATTTTGCATATTTCTATATTGGCTTATTATATTCATCATATTAAACTCGAAGATATAAACATTCGTAGCTAAGAACTGAACAAATGTCTTAAAGTGCTACTTCAAAATCACTGAGGCTTTTTATAGCTGTGACTAAGTTGGTATACTTTGGCAAACCAATTATGTCAGTCTAAAAAGTGCGAATGAAATGTTTGCGCAACCGACTGCCAGAGTATAAGCTTAATATGACGTCGTTCcatgtttaaattaaaaaaaaacactacttAACTTTATTTTGGCGATATttttatactaatattaaaattggcATTAGGAATCATATGATGTATATTACTTATATAAAAgagtaaaatattacttatatcTCTACATAACATCAttataaatgtttaaaaaactgCTAAAATTATGTGCTCACTCTTTCTTTGCAAATATGTGAATTATAGTATCTTTAGTTAGTTATAAGCATGGATTTTTagtatttaatgttaaatgcatttttgtatttgaattaaattattttttctcgAAGACCTCGTTTTAATTGTTCTTCTTTTATTGCAATTTCAATGTAAAATTTGACAACAACAAAGTGTtttactgagactgactgaaatagcatgacacgttcgtttCCGTAACAACGCGAAGGCAATTTTTTCGGTTTACATCTGTATCGCTTAACTTCAATATAAGGTTGAAAACATaaaaatggtcccgacggaagacTAGCGCTGACCCTCAGGTTAGCATTCATACTGAGTCGGGACTAGACATGCGCGCCGCTCGGAAAAAAtcgggcggcggcgcgcctCGAAAAAATCGTCGGCGGCGGCGtgagatttttttcaactttttaaatataactttcATTGGGTTAAATattaatgaaaatcttatttatagTATATTATGCAACCGTTTTTTAAGACGCTGGGCAAAAAAAGTGCGAGGCATGGGTACCAGCATGATTTGATTGACTCTTTTTGACTCAGTT encodes:
- the LOC125239761 gene encoding alpha-centractin is translated as MELNDVIVNQPVVIDNGSGVIKAGFAGDQIPKCRFPNYIGRPKHIRVMAGALEGELFVGPRAEEHRGLLSIKYPMEHGIVTDWNDMERVWNYIYSKDQLSTFSEEHPVLLTEAPLNPRRNREKAAEVFFETFNVPALFLSMQAVLSLYATGRTTGVVLDSGDGVTHAVPIYEGFAMPHSIMRVDVAGRDATRYLRLLLRKEGVNLRTSAELEIVKAIKERACYLSPNPLKEETLDTERAQYTLPDGTQLEIGPARFRAPEVLFRPDLIGEECEGLHEVLMFAIQKSDMDLRKVLYQNIVLSGGSTLFRGFGDRLLAEIRRLAPKDMKIRISAPQERLYSTWIGGSILASLDTFRKMWVSKREYDEEGHRAVHRKTF